One genomic window of Caldivirga maquilingensis IC-167 includes the following:
- a CDS encoding type II/IV secretion system ATPase subunit: protein MSSISLGFERMIDVKGQYRLIERYPVNEPYAYVNIMENTETGSIMYYVDEVALTTSEKRVYGNLLRIIMSELPPPEQIGDVNSVRQFLANKVRELIRKYRRYLRLSPNAQSTLAYYLERDLLGFGPIDPLMRDENIEDISADGVGKPIYVYHKDYESIPTNIVPLSDEAIDDLVVKLIHMADRHVSVATPIVDAQLPDGSRIAVTYRREVSPSGSTFTIRKFRSNPFTFTELVTNGMISPDIAGYFWTMMDYHKSFMVIGVTGAGKTTFLNAMATFIRPNMKIITVEEVPEVKLPHQNWIRLVPRLSFGPQKTSEITMFDLVKATLRMRPDYLIVGEVRGEEAYVLFQAVSTGHGGISTMHAENFDAAKNRLMSPPMNIPAAYIPSMNIFVMIRRIRMIKDGRERVVRRVIEIGEPVLDNGDVKFITVFKWNPVLDRHESYLDRSVLVRDIAEERGVRPSDVIEDIKTRASIVRWMVDNGIKDFDKVARMVELYYNRPEQVLSMVREKATAQPIAPAQR from the coding sequence ATGTCTAGCATTAGCTTAGGATTTGAGAGAATGATTGATGTTAAGGGTCAGTATAGGTTGATTGAAAGGTACCCTGTTAATGAGCCTTACGCCTACGTTAACATAATGGAGAACACTGAGACTGGTTCAATAATGTACTACGTTGATGAGGTCGCCTTAACCACAAGTGAGAAGAGGGTTTACGGTAATTTACTAAGGATAATAATGAGTGAATTACCCCCACCTGAACAGATAGGTGACGTTAATTCAGTTAGGCAGTTTTTAGCTAATAAGGTTAGGGAATTGATACGTAAGTACAGGAGGTATCTTAGACTATCCCCCAATGCTCAATCAACCCTAGCCTACTACCTTGAACGTGATCTACTGGGCTTTGGCCCAATTGACCCCCTCATGAGGGATGAGAATATTGAGGATATTTCAGCTGATGGGGTTGGGAAGCCGATATACGTTTACCATAAGGATTACGAAAGCATACCAACAAACATAGTCCCCCTTAGTGATGAGGCTATTGATGACTTAGTCGTTAAGTTGATACATATGGCTGATAGGCATGTATCAGTCGCAACACCAATAGTTGATGCCCAGCTTCCCGACGGCTCAAGGATTGCGGTAACCTATAGGCGTGAGGTCTCACCCAGTGGCTCAACTTTCACCATAAGGAAGTTTAGGTCAAACCCATTCACCTTCACTGAATTGGTCACTAATGGTATGATTAGCCCCGATATAGCTGGCTACTTCTGGACGATGATGGATTACCATAAGTCATTCATGGTGATAGGAGTAACCGGTGCCGGTAAGACAACGTTCCTGAACGCAATGGCAACCTTCATTAGGCCTAACATGAAGATAATAACTGTTGAGGAGGTACCCGAAGTTAAGTTACCTCACCAGAATTGGATTAGGCTAGTTCCAAGGCTCTCCTTCGGTCCCCAGAAGACCTCTGAAATAACCATGTTTGACTTGGTTAAGGCAACCTTAAGGATGAGGCCTGACTACCTAATAGTGGGTGAGGTTAGGGGTGAGGAGGCCTATGTGCTTTTCCAAGCAGTCTCAACAGGCCACGGTGGCATATCAACAATGCACGCTGAGAACTTTGATGCAGCCAAGAATAGGTTGATGAGTCCGCCAATGAATATACCCGCAGCCTACATACCCTCAATGAATATCTTCGTAATGATTAGGAGGATAAGGATGATTAAGGATGGTCGTGAAAGAGTCGTGAGGAGGGTTATTGAGATAGGTGAACCCGTACTGGATAATGGGGATGTTAAGTTCATAACAGTGTTCAAGTGGAATCCAGTACTGGATAGGCATGAATCATACCTAGATAGAAGTGTTTTAGTCAGGGATATTGCGGAGGAGAGGGGTGTTAGGCCAAGTGATGTTATTGAGGATATTAAGACCAGGGCATCCATAGTTAGGTGGATGGTTGATAACGGTATTAAGGACTTCGATAAAGTGGCGAGAATGGTGGAGTTATACTATAATAGGCCTGAGCAAGTGTTATCAATGGTTAGGGAGAAGGCAACTGCACAGCCCATTGCCCCAGCTCAGCGTTAA